Part of the Quercus lobata isolate SW786 chromosome 6, ValleyOak3.0 Primary Assembly, whole genome shotgun sequence genome, CATCTTCGATCTGCTTATCTTTCAGCCTAGAGAAAGCCTTCTTAGTCTTCACATCCCACTCTAGAACTTTCACATGATCCTAAGCCTGATTCACCTTGTCAGAAAGAGATGTAACCTTAGCCTTCAGTACTTCAATCTCAGTCATACACATGTCACAAAGACAGATGAAACATCAACTCGCAATAAATACGTTGTACTCTAGAAAACAAAGCAACGAATCTTATATTCTTATCCTGTCACAAAGATGAGGACAGGAATAAAGGGGCAACTGATGAGCCCAAAAAATAATGGCTTCGTCATTCAATAATGGATGAACCCAAGATACGTTACGCATTTATGGCAAGCATTTATGTCGAAGAGTAACAAACGGAGCAACAGAAAAAGAAGACGTTACATAAATCAAAGCATCAGTTTGTAACGTATTAATCGTTACAAATGAGAATGAATGCAGAGATCTGTTGCTCACTAAAGACAAGATGACTATAAAGGCAAAGAGGAACAGAACCAAACGGTACACACAATTCTCACCCCAAAAACTACTCCTAAGTTGAATTCTATTGCAATAAACTTCAACTAGATTCCATTCTAACTTAATCATTGAAGGGTGTTTGGCAAACACCACACCGATGTATTCCTTTTTCTCCATTTCAAATCTATTGCAGGTTCGTCCCTGGATGAATCCATTACCATTGTCCATCCACACATACGAAGATCTCAACTGTTGATTTTCTACATCATCAGTAATCTATAAACAATCTCTCCCTATTTTTGGGGGCATTTTTTATGATAAGCCTCGATGGATTTGCTAAAACGTTCATAGAGCACTCGCACTAATTGgcgcaaaaaagaaaaagaaaaaaaaggtggacaatttcacaaatttttgcTCAAAATTTACCCACATCTATCTATGTATAACACTGTATGTATCCATTATTGCTATGATAACCGTGTATATTTATCGTGTTGctgtaattttctattttttttctttctcctctctcATTTGATTCTTTCTCTTCCCCTTTTTTATCTTTCCTCTCTCATtcgattctctctctttccccctcctttctttctcttatatttttctcttgaatCTAGCAAGTAAATCTATACAAATCGTCAAATTCTTCAAACTCATCAAGCCCATataattgaattaaattttagatgaaGTTAAAGTTAGAtggtttaatttgtaatttaattaaaaatatcataaattaataaaattctaataattctaaaaataaaactactctCATAGTACCATCTTATAAGTTGGGTGAATCACAAAAATGCCTAGAACCATCGAATTCAAGGACAGACCCACTAAGGGGCTGAGGGGggccatgcccccccccccccccccccccccccaatttttttgaaaatttaaatagtatataggatgaaccaaaaaaaaaaaaaaaaaaaaaaaaccccaattcACTAATAtcataattcaataattcaTAACCAAGAAAATCtcatagaaaaaataattccCATACGGGGGTTACAACAATTTATATgactttttaaattgatttataaaCTATGGGAAAGTGAAttacaatatttatatttttttcaaaagataaaatgccAAAATTCATTTAGAAGCCAATATTGATGATGTAGCATTTCCAATTCTTAATATTGatatctcaattttttaaaatcctcaaacaaagttttgaaaaatttcatcAGTGTGATTTTTAGTTGCATTCAAAAGTATGAGATTATCATATTGGTGAGTTGGTCAACATGataaaatcaatatattaatTCCAATTACCCAAAATCTGGAGATCTGaagtcctcttcttcttcaaaaaagGTTAGaatatcatgttataattttcaactttttttgttcatattatatCCTTCTTGACTTAAATATTTAGGTAATAAAGTGCAATTTTTTATCTAccatgatatatttttttaataaaccatGTGTGGGGGGTAAAAGGCCGAGAAGCCTATGTCAATGTCTACGTTGGGCCAAGGGCACAATCTaaggaaaaacccctcctcggccatgggaagaaccctcctcggccatggatGTAGCCAAGGACAAAATGAGTAACCTGCTTCTAATAGTAACACTCTGGGTCATTCCACGGaacaggaaaagtactaaaacaaaaaaggacAACAGAGAAAATAGAAATGTCTGAGGGAAAGactgccattattgcattcagtgccttgtaCCTGACATAGCTATGCTtttctgcctttacaaccactcccaacaattGAAGGGAAGGGCTGATGAGACAAGTGTCTGCACTAGGAACTCAATTCAGGAGGAAAGAAACTACTATAAAAGAAGGTGGAGGGAGACAGGGGGGCTGAAACCCCTATCACACAAGAGGcaccagaaaaagctcctcggactgtgccgaGGACCAATCCTCTTTGATAAACCTAGTTCATCTCAGTTTGATCGTAAAAAATACCGTGTTAACtgttgtccatacactaaaacATAGCTCTTtgatccactctctacaaattcattgtaccagGCTCCCTGGACTAAGGTCTCATACATCTTGGACCTGagctgaaaaacgtgaccctacaccATGTTACATGAAATTTGTTTGATTCATGCTTTGGCCCCCCTTAGATTCAAATCTTGGTTCCGTCCCTGGCCGAATTCATTctttatcatcattattttccaGGTCTTTTTTAGTAAGTTCCTTTTAatgggtaagtttttgtttttttttttttttttaagttccttTTAATGTAATGAAAGCACATAAACACctctaaacaagtttttttttttttggtctagcattaaaagaaaaaaaaaaataaaaataaaaaaaaataaaaaaaaaaacgaaaaagaatGGTCGGTGTACCattaactaaatagtaaatttttctcaaaaaaaaaaaaaaaaaaaaaaaaaaaaaaactaaatagtaaataggTTGGCTCGTGGGTAGCCCAAGTCATCTTCAGCGACCTTCAAAGTCAAGCCGAAAGCCTCTGGAAAGGTTGTGGTGTGAGGTGGAGATTCGTAGACAATTAAAATaactataagaaaaaaaagttttgaaatttgaatataaacacaattttaaaaaacaaaagttaaaaaaaaaaaattaaagttaaaattaTACTAGTGGAGACCCACAACAAGCACAACCGCGTGTTTCAATTTGGTTTAGTTTTCTTACTGCTGATCGACTCATCGTGTTCGTGTTCGTGTTCGCGTTCGCGTAAGAACTAAGAACCTAACTTCCACCTTCTTTCCTTAACCGGCACTTCCCTTCTATAAATTCTCTCTTCTCCTCACTCTCTCTCAACCCCAAACCCATCTTTCATTTCTCTCCCAAAcctcaaaaaccaaaaaaagccATTTTCTTATAGCATATGGCTCAAAGGCCTAGCGTTCCTCATTATTCTTCCATAGCCTTGGGCCTCCATTCTCATCTCTTGGTTTCCAGTGAGATGAACCCAAACTCTAACTGGTCCTTACATTGAaaagcttaaaagaaaaaaactttccCTTGAATATTCTAAATTTAGCCCCTAAAAGCTAAACCCATATAATTCCATTCTTTCTATTTAACATTCACAAAGTTCTTGTTTTTGAACggtttaagctttttttttttttggctgattCAAGAAAATGGGTCTCAAGGGTTTCGTTGAAGGAGGCATAGCTTCAATCGTGGCGGGCTGTGCCACTCACCCACTTGACCTGATCAAGGTCCGAATGCAGCTTCAAGGCGAAACCCATGTTCCGAACCCGAACCTCCAATCTCTCCGCCCAGCTCTAGCTTTCCACACGACGTCGCTTTCGGCTCCTGGGTCCATCCACGTGCCTCCTCCGCCGCTCCCCACCGTGGCGGCGAAGGTGGGTCCGGTCGCTGTCGGCGTGCGTATCGTCCAACAAGAAGGCGTGTCCGCTTTGTTCACGGGGGTGTCCGCCACGATGCTCCGGCAGACACTTTATTCGACGACCCGAATGGGACTGTACGATATTCTGAAAAAGAAGTGGTCCGACCCAAAATCCGGGAACATTACGCTGGTGCAAAAGATAGAGGCTGGGCTCATAGCCGGCGCGGTCGGCGCCGCCGTGGGAAACCCGGCTGACGTGGCAATGGTGCGCATGCAAGCCGATGGTCGGCTCCCCCAAGCTCAGCGGCGCAACTACAAGAGCGTACTGGACGCCATTTCGCGCATGGCGAGCCAAGAAGGCGTGCCGAGCTTGTGGCGCGGCTCGGGTCTGACTATAAACCGAGCCATGTTGGTCACGGCTTCGCAGCTCGCTTCGTACGATCAGATCAAGGAGATGATATTGGAAAAGGGTGTGATGAGAGACGGACTCGGGACCCACGTGACGGCGAGCTTCGCGGCGGGGTTCGTGGCGGCGGTGGCGTCGAACCCAGTCGACGTGATAAAGACCCGAGTGATGAATATGAAGGTGGAGCCAGGGGCTGAGCCACCTTACTCCGGTGCTTTGGATTGTGCGTTGAAAACTGTACGAGCTGAGGGACCATTAGCTCTTTACAAAGGGTTTATTCCTACGATCTCGAGGCAAGGACCTTTCACTGTCGTCCTGTTCGTCACGCTTGAACAGGTTCGTAAGTTGCTTAAGGATTTCTGATGGAGATTCGATGATAGTtgatgatgacgaaaatgttactgattaattaataattaataaaagtttcgttttttatttaattgttgtgtttatttttcatttttttaatgagttattttATGTTTGGGTTCCTTGAGTTTAGGAGGACTAGAAGAGGGTAGTCAAAACGAAAAACAAACGTGTGATTTGTGTGACAAATGTTGTTTAACCGGTGTAGACTCGTCATCCTCGTGTTCCATGATAGCAATAGATAATATCACGTGTATCATCAAAGTTTTACTAGTACTATCGCTCAAATTGCTCACCAAgtgaaacaattcaaaaactCCTATTATCAAACCACACCTTACGGTGATAATTGGCGAATCTTTTTGTGATAGTGTTTCAATTTGTTTCTTCTACGGACCCTTTTTTGTTCAATGATTATTTAAACTCGATTTACTTGTTCAAGATGACGAGGTAATGAGTCAGATTATAGAAGttatttaatcttttatttaacTGGAAGTCAATGTTGTATAAATTCAGAAGTTGGCCTGGAATTTTAAGATTTTGGAAGTTATACAACATTGACTtccaattaaataaaagaataaataacttCTATAATCTTTACcattatttaattattctaACTTGAAACTGTAGACATCCTCGAAATAGTTTATTCAtcaattttgggggttttattGTCTAGAGTTAAGAAGCAATCGAGCAAAGAATtctacacatcacatttgagaGTTGAGAAGTTCAATTTGtccactaaaaaacaaaaacgtgcACTTGttgtatgtttgtttgatgGGTGCATTTGAGATTGTTGCTGGCATGATAGTTATGGGTATGACTTAACGTAATTGAAAGTGTAATAACAGCTGGAGATGTAAATTGGTCTAGCTATATTTGGCAAGAATACAGGTAGTGAATTGAATGTTTAGCAAATATCTGAATCAAacgtttagaaaaaaaaatcaagcaaaagaGGTTTTGATTTTGACAATAAAAGAAAGGGTTTATTTTTAGCCTGAGCAGTAAAGATTGTTTGATAGAAGTATAGAACTATAAAAGTCTAAATGAGCTTTCTTGAAGACTCGAACAACCTACCGTCGCGGGCATCAAGGATATTGGCTTGAGTTAAAATACTAGGAATATATTAGATtcgttttctcaaaaaaaagaaaaaagaaaaaaagaatattagattcaaaagagaaaaaatgtcAACCAATAAAGGAAAATTGCCATGTTCCAAAGCTTGAAAtgaatgatttttatttttatttttaattttttttatagataatataatagttttttttttttttttttttttttgagaaacagataATATAATAGTTGAGTGGAGAGATTTGAAAGTAGTAAAAGGTTGGTGAagttaaaattgatattttctcttatttggtAAGGTTAAAAAGTAAAAGATTATAGTAAATCTAATTGCAGTTAAATCCGTTTTTAGTTTGCCTACTCATGCTTTAAAACTTGACACTTTATCTACTTAAGATAAATCTTGTTCTCTTGgttaaaaatatgataaatatcGCTTTcctaaaataacaacaacaaaaattgtcATTTGTAAGAATGGTAAAAACTTGCTAAAAACTTCcagaatacaaaaattacaaatataactTGAAAAAAATTCGTCTTTCTCTGACCCAGGTCTCTCCCTTTCAAACGGTCAAACCCCATATTTTActtgttcatcatcatcatcatcatcatcatatatatatatatatatatatatatggattttaaattttataaaaactcCCTATAAAACTTTCTGTATTTACACCTCTATTAAGCTATTGCCACGaataataatttcatatataaatataatcatagtaaattattattaatattagggatcctaattattattaaattatttatttagaaaataaataacattccGTATTTTTGGTGAGTTAATGGATAGTTTTCAGCCGTTCAAGTTCATACATAAACAGCATCACAGTAATGGTCAAGAATACATATACTATTAGAAGCTAGCAGATTTTACTTCCTTTTGAAAAGTATCCAATATTGTAACTtgtaagctcttttttttttttttttttttttttttttgaggccAACATGATATATGTAATGCTTCCttgttttgatgatttttttttttttaaaaaaagataattaatgttgtgaatttcaattaacttaattggtaaagtgTTATTCTTGACTAGTAAACTTAGATTTGAATCatacattttctatatatatatatatatatatatatatattttgatgaaaagAGGGCCTCACGTGTGAAAAAAAGGGCCTCAAGTTAAATTGATGGCGTGGGGCACTCCTGGACACGTTAGGACTATCCATGCATAGCATTTTTAGAAGCGCACGACTCGAACCTGACAATTTTTGAACTCGCACGTATGACCAAGTCCGGGACTCCTACCAACGCGTCACGCCCCTTAGGGGCCCTACATtttctatctatctatatatatcttaGTATGATAATTAAGAACAATTATGATAGAacgtgacaattttttttttattttggggggaggggggggggggggggaggaattGGAGagcaaaaggaaagaaaaactgGGAACTAGAATGCAGTTTGCATTTGAATTTCTCTTTTGGTTGGGGGCATGTGAACATGACCAAACATCATAGGTTTGGAATTTAGCATTGCGGCTGTGGGGGCCATGCAACGTGTAtcctttggtttttttgttaaatgtttCTTTGGTTGTAATGCAAGTAGTGTCGTAGACTTGTAGTTGCATCTCACCCACTTTTGCAAATACTTGACATTATAATTGGCTCATGCCTCTGTTGGGCCCCAAGTTCTTGAACCAATTTGCCAATTGCAAATAGCATTATTCCCTCCAAAACAGCATAATTCGTTTCTTCATACAATAAAGGTTAAGAGGATGAGCAAGCATTGGCTTTTCTAATTTCTAGTACATGAATATGGAGGAGATTGCTCCATGAAAGGCTCTCCTTGATGAGGCTATGAGAATGAATTTGCAACGCACATGTGGTCGATCCATGTGGATGGGACCCAGTGAATATATGCATTCACTAATTATGGATGAACTTAGATTGGAAACATCAATTTTTTGATTGGAAGAGTTCGATCATCTTGTTTATAAGTCTCCCAAGGCATGAGTATTTTCTTTTAGTATTTTACTAATAAAAGATTATTTTAGGtacctttttttcctttttaaagtTTCTGCAACTTTTGTTAGGCTGAATCAAATAGGCATTATGATTCGGTTGCTAATTTGACTGGAAGTTTCTGGGAAGCTACCGAAGTAATAATTTTAAATGGGAGACATTATTTTGGATATATCATATACGCACTTCAAATCAAGAATACTTTTCATGAACCCACCCACCTTTTCTAGAAAAAGACATGTTTAGTATTTTCGATCAtctttttctttggacacttcAAACCACGTAAGTCATTTCCTAAATTCACCTACTCTAAGAGACACTAATATCTATTCCTACTAGAAGCTATAGGGAAATGCATTTTCTACAAAAGGATGTTACAAaacttgataataaaatgatactATAGGGTATGTTTGAGATttacttattttgctaaaattaaaaattttttgctgaaagtattgtagataaaagtaaaaattagttgaaataatataatgGGTCTCATGAATATTATTGTAAGGACTAGATTCGTGACGAGCCGTAGCGgtattgggctcgtacgtaaaaaggcccaaacaatatcatttgtagagcgtgggtttgaaaggctaggccttggtcaccaggcggtgggttttccgtggtgttcatacatggttaagttttcttcacccctggaatcttactcctggaggtgggctgggaggctctggtttctggccatttttcccagcctcctctctAGATtacttccttttccttttatactagccctAGTTTACTGTcattcgtccacgtgtagggtcaaccttttcaggactaatacttgtcccatcagcctatacccaaagtcgttgggggtggttgtaaaagccaaagaatgcggctctgtcaggtacagagtattgaatggcagtaagggcagctttccctttatattttggattttctttcaatcttagtcctataccgtttttgtccCTTTGTCCGATGGGACTTTGGGTTCTGCCAaagactgaactgtcctcgactgtatcccaaggctatcttgtacTTTAtattatcgggcttgggccgtaaccctcctcggcttgggccttcgggcTCCCCGTAGGTAAATGGACCtgacccataaattattgggccccacaattattaAAAAGTGCAATATGACCTATGaattgtaacaaaaataagctaaatggtaaaataagttggcaaaaataatttttgcaaaTGGACACTAGCTAAGAAAACTCTTTTAGTAAACTTGATATTTGGatgtatttaaaatataaaatatgtcgTGAGATCATCAAGtaccacttaatttttttaattaatgtaaatCATTACTCCAAAccatacaattttattttatttttgtttgatagATTTACTCACTTCTGAAGAAATTTCAACCTACCTTAGTGCCTCAAATTTATGAGGTTCCAATAGCTAAATTCCACTTGGACTGAAGTCCTTTGAAGCTCCAAGCTAATACCTCAAAGAAAGTTTAGAGATACAAAAAATTGGACACCTACTAAGTAGtaaattaaaaagtaatatttatgGTGATGCGAGTATATACAATAAAAACTTGCCAACTCAACATAAGTTAAAAGaagtcatcaattttttttttgtgtgtacgTAGAGGCATCACTCATACTCCTAAATCCTAATagcaattgaaatttgaaacacAAAGGAGTCTTGAGTCACATGGATACGCGCAAGACATTTGCAGCATTAAGGCCTATTGCCTATTGGTACTAGTAAATGCTAATACATCAAGTGTTCTGACTTTATGCTAGGCCAATTCTTCTGCCAAAGCAAAATTCAAAGACTCACCTTACCtttgaattttgagttttaacttttaaccaTGTTTGAATTCACAAGTCTCATTTGAAAAGTATAAAATGATTGGCTACAATGGCAAGAAGCAAGGAAGACAacttttgggtaaaaataaagAACTTAATTGAAAAGGATATGCACCAAAACAAAGTTCTCGATCACATCAGATAAAGACCAATTtgtaccccttttttttttttttttttttttttttttttttttttttttttttatggaagacCGATTAGTACTTAGATTGGAAGTATTTGTAGCACCACTTAAaaggataaataaataaataaatataaaacatgGTATTGTACATAGAAATAGAACTAGGAGGGCTAACAAATTTTGATACACTCAGGCATTTGATTTCCTCCTGATTATGAGATAAAAATAGGGTTTGGCTTATCTCCAATACTTTTTAAATTAGATCTGTCATTTTGTTTGAAATACACAATAGCAAGTGGTAATAGATTTTAATCTCcaccttttatttagttagtgagtAATGTggcaatttctcattaaaacaaaattagatttcagttaaaaaattACTAGAAGTAagccaaacccataaaaataaGTGACAAATCATTGACAGCAACATGGTATAACAACAATGGTTTACCAAACATATAGAAGCAGTGTATGTGCAATGTTTTTCCTGCACAGGAAACGACCTTCGTATGCCTCAAATTTTTCTATGTTGAGTGGTCAGCCTTGCACCATTCGAGTCTTTAACCAACTCAAAAAGAAATCTGAGGTTAGACTTTATTGAAGTCACACGTGACGAAGTGGGGTGGAGCTCATCATCATTCACAGAACATACATTTCAAGTCATAATTCATGCATCCAAAACAAATAATACAAAGAAACCTAAATCAACAGCACTCAAGatcttcaaaaataaaatgcaaaaagatagttgccaaaaataatatgacaaaatttttattatttacaatatttcaTGAAAAAATTGAGACCACTTAAGAACAGCCTAGGACACTATGGAGTTCccaaaattttacatattccaaaaggaaagaaaggacaaaggaaatgaaaatatattattgagGATATGGTGGTCAACctacaaaaaattgagagaacaGTTCAAAATTGCCAAAAACTTGTCGGTAGGAGACTGTATTATCCTGGACTATGTACCTGTATCATCAATGATTCGTTGTCCCCATGCCCACTTTTCATTTACTCTCCAATGGTATGAAATTAAAACTGAACACCCTCTCATCAATTTTGTatttacagaaaaaaaaaaaagaattaatagtAGTTGTCCTTGTATTTAAAAGTATCACTATAGAGCAAGGACCGCACTTCCATAATTTTTGGCGGCGGCTCCAAATCTTTCTCTTGCAGTGTGTAAGTGTTCCCAAGCAATTGCTGTATCTCTGATGTAAATATGTCATCCAAAATCTATAAATTCAACAACACAGATGATTAGAAGATAAAACTACATGTAAGTAAAAAGGTTTTCTTAATAATATGAAAGGGCTTTGAAACTTCTTGTATGCCAATTCCGTTTTAAGTATACTTTCAAGTTTATGACTagatcaaaccaaaacaaaacctaTCTAGCAAAGAAGTTTGAAAACTTCCAAACGCAACAAACTATTAATCAGACAGATGTTTGTTAGGTTCTCCGGCTGCATTGTCAGACATGCAATTATTTTTACCCAATAAGAATGTCAAACAGTGGCATATACAGCATGGTATGTAATGCTCTCTCAAACACGTAAGTAATATCATGCAAGCGTAATTGATAACTAAACACAGCTGGTGCAAACTAT contains:
- the LOC115950583 gene encoding mitochondrial uncoupling protein 5, yielding MGLKGFVEGGIASIVAGCATHPLDLIKVRMQLQGETHVPNPNLQSLRPALAFHTTSLSAPGSIHVPPPPLPTVAAKVGPVAVGVRIVQQEGVSALFTGVSATMLRQTLYSTTRMGLYDILKKKWSDPKSGNITLVQKIEAGLIAGAVGAAVGNPADVAMVRMQADGRLPQAQRRNYKSVLDAISRMASQEGVPSLWRGSGLTINRAMLVTASQLASYDQIKEMILEKGVMRDGLGTHVTASFAAGFVAAVASNPVDVIKTRVMNMKVEPGAEPPYSGALDCALKTVRAEGPLALYKGFIPTISRQGPFTVVLFVTLEQVRKLLKDF